In Rhodococcus sp. OK302, one genomic interval encodes:
- the pknB gene encoding Stk1 family PASTA domain-containing Ser/Thr kinase — MTTPRNLSSRYELGEILGFGGMSEVHLARDLRLSRDVAIKVLRADLARDPTFYLRFRREAHNAAALNHPAIVAVYDTGEAETEAGPLPYIVMEYVDGDTLRDIVRSNGPMAPRHAMEVIADVCAALDFSHRNGIVHRDVKPANIMINRAGAVKVMDFGIARAISDASSPMTQTAAVIGTAQYLSPEQARGEQVDARSDVYSLGCVLFEVLTGEPPFSGDSPVAVAYQHVREDPPTPSEVNRDIPRELDSIILKAMSKNPANRYQSAGDMRSDLVRVLGGQRPSAPMVMNDEDRTTILGAVGSDTGNLRTAPDPVDPVSPAAKRRAPEPPAKKKGLRYALMGFAAVVVIGLITVFLLNVNTSKIEMVTVPSDLTNQPADSAEATLLNAGFKVERQQKTDKVVAAGNVITTRPVAGVRIEKGSTVTLDVSTGPEQVAIPRLTALSLDDAERKLNAVGLRLDPTIGQAASTVAEMDKVVTQDPAAGVSVTLDSAVSITVGTGPEQVRVPDVTGQRQEVAKPNIEGAGFVVQITEIDSGLPKGQVVSTDPAGGTSATKGTTVTLRVSNGNKIAMPDLTNKTVSEALATLRTAGWAGTGSQLVQTQTTTLVPEMVGKIVSQTQPAGSEISKDAVITVSVGALGIPGR; from the coding sequence ATGACGACACCCCGTAATCTCTCCTCCCGATACGAACTGGGGGAGATTCTCGGCTTCGGTGGAATGTCCGAAGTTCATCTGGCGCGCGACCTGAGACTCAGCCGCGACGTGGCTATCAAGGTTCTGCGAGCCGACCTCGCGCGTGACCCAACGTTCTATTTGCGGTTCCGTCGTGAAGCGCACAATGCCGCCGCGCTGAACCATCCCGCGATCGTTGCTGTCTACGACACGGGTGAAGCAGAGACCGAAGCCGGACCCCTGCCGTACATCGTGATGGAGTACGTCGACGGCGATACTTTGCGTGACATCGTGCGCAGCAACGGACCGATGGCGCCGCGGCATGCCATGGAAGTAATCGCGGACGTGTGTGCCGCCCTCGACTTCAGCCATCGCAACGGCATCGTCCACCGCGACGTCAAGCCTGCCAACATCATGATCAACCGTGCCGGCGCTGTGAAGGTGATGGATTTCGGTATCGCCCGCGCCATCTCCGACGCGTCCAGCCCTATGACGCAGACGGCGGCCGTGATCGGCACCGCCCAGTACCTCTCACCCGAGCAGGCCCGCGGTGAGCAAGTCGACGCACGTTCGGACGTCTACTCGCTCGGTTGTGTGCTGTTCGAAGTCCTCACCGGTGAGCCGCCCTTCTCGGGAGACTCTCCCGTTGCTGTGGCGTATCAGCATGTCCGTGAAGACCCTCCGACGCCGTCAGAGGTCAACCGCGACATTCCGCGTGAGCTGGATTCGATCATCCTCAAAGCGATGAGCAAGAACCCGGCCAACCGGTACCAGAGCGCCGGCGACATGCGCAGTGATCTGGTTCGGGTGCTGGGTGGCCAGCGCCCGAGTGCGCCGATGGTGATGAACGACGAGGACCGCACCACCATCCTCGGTGCCGTCGGCAGTGACACCGGCAACCTCCGCACCGCCCCCGATCCTGTGGATCCCGTCTCTCCCGCCGCGAAACGGAGGGCACCGGAACCGCCGGCCAAGAAGAAGGGCCTGCGATACGCCCTGATGGGATTCGCGGCTGTTGTGGTCATCGGCTTGATCACAGTGTTCCTGCTGAACGTGAACACCTCCAAGATCGAGATGGTGACCGTTCCCTCAGACCTGACCAACCAACCGGCCGACTCCGCCGAAGCGACACTGCTGAACGCCGGATTCAAGGTGGAACGTCAGCAGAAAACCGACAAGGTAGTCGCGGCGGGCAACGTCATCACTACTCGTCCGGTGGCCGGAGTTCGGATCGAGAAGGGCAGCACCGTCACCCTCGATGTGTCCACCGGACCCGAGCAGGTCGCCATCCCACGCCTTACCGCGCTGAGCCTGGACGACGCCGAAAGAAAGCTCAACGCCGTCGGTCTACGACTTGATCCGACGATCGGGCAGGCCGCGTCGACGGTCGCCGAAATGGACAAGGTTGTCACTCAAGATCCGGCAGCTGGTGTTTCCGTCACGCTCGATTCGGCAGTCTCGATCACCGTCGGCACCGGTCCCGAACAGGTCCGCGTCCCCGACGTCACGGGTCAGCGTCAGGAAGTTGCGAAGCCCAACATCGAAGGTGCCGGCTTTGTCGTCCAGATAACCGAAATTGATTCCGGGCTACCCAAGGGCCAGGTTGTCTCGACCGATCCCGCCGGTGGAACGTCGGCAACCAAGGGCACGACCGTGACGCTTCGAGTGTCCAACGGCAACAAGATCGCGATGCCAGACCTCACCAACAAGACCGTGTCCGAGGCGTTGGCAACACTGCGGACTGCAGGGTGGGCCGGAACGGGATCCCAACTGGTGCAGACCCAGACCACCACACTCGTTCCCGAGATGGTGGGCAAGATCGTCTCGCAGACTCAGCCCGCGGGGTCCGAAATTTCCAAGGACGCCGTCATCACGGTCAGCGTCGGCGCGTTGGGGATCCCCGGCCGATAG
- a CDS encoding protein kinase domain-containing protein, which produces MALNNGALIADRYRLNRLIATGGMGQVWEATDSRLNRRVAVKVLKSEFSSDPEFLERFRFEARTTAQLNHPGIAGIYDYGETRDSSGESTAYLVMELVNGEPLNAVLSRVGRLAVPHALDMLEQTGRALQIAHDAGVVHRDVKPGNILITPTGQVKITDFGIAKAVENSPVTRTGMVMGTAQYIAPEQALGQDATAASDVYSLGIVGYEALSGRRPFTGDGALTVAMKHVQEIPAPMPADLPPNIRELIDITLTKDPTGRYANGGEFADAVAAVRAGRRPPPPGLAHGGSATPTGATQILAPTAGYAATGYTAAADAAATGGLTSGQKAMAWAGGGLIALALIIGGVWIATDSPDNSTPAVVSTTTTPKPTTTTTKPTTTTTRPTTTTTEPTTTTTVPTTTTTTTVPTTTTTTTVPTTTTTVPTTTTTTMTTTTTTESNAAEEPLGNEE; this is translated from the coding sequence GTGGCGTTGAACAATGGCGCTTTGATCGCCGATCGTTACCGACTGAACCGGCTCATCGCTACCGGCGGAATGGGCCAGGTCTGGGAAGCAACAGACTCACGTCTCAATCGACGCGTCGCCGTCAAGGTACTCAAGTCGGAGTTCTCCTCGGACCCGGAGTTCCTGGAGCGCTTCCGGTTCGAAGCTCGGACGACAGCTCAGCTCAATCACCCCGGCATCGCGGGAATCTATGATTACGGCGAGACTCGGGACAGCTCAGGTGAATCCACTGCCTACCTGGTGATGGAACTGGTCAACGGTGAACCCCTCAACGCCGTTCTCTCACGCGTCGGCCGCCTTGCAGTTCCGCATGCCCTCGACATGCTCGAGCAGACCGGACGCGCACTGCAGATCGCCCACGACGCCGGTGTCGTGCACCGTGACGTGAAGCCCGGCAACATCCTCATCACCCCCACCGGCCAGGTCAAGATCACCGACTTCGGTATCGCGAAGGCCGTCGAGAACTCTCCCGTCACGCGTACGGGAATGGTGATGGGCACCGCCCAGTACATCGCTCCCGAACAGGCTCTGGGCCAGGACGCCACCGCTGCCAGTGACGTGTATTCGCTGGGAATCGTTGGTTACGAAGCACTTTCGGGTCGACGGCCTTTCACCGGCGACGGTGCATTGACCGTCGCGATGAAGCACGTGCAGGAAATTCCGGCTCCGATGCCGGCCGACCTGCCCCCGAATATTCGCGAACTCATCGACATCACCCTGACCAAGGATCCCACCGGCCGCTACGCCAACGGCGGCGAGTTCGCCGACGCCGTTGCCGCGGTACGGGCCGGAAGGCGTCCGCCGCCACCAGGTTTGGCACACGGCGGATCCGCGACCCCGACCGGCGCAACACAGATATTGGCGCCCACCGCGGGGTATGCGGCGACGGGGTACACCGCTGCGGCGGATGCCGCCGCTACCGGCGGACTGACGAGTGGCCAGAAGGCGATGGCCTGGGCCGGCGGCGGATTGATCGCCCTGGCACTGATCATCGGCGGCGTCTGGATTGCCACGGACAGCCCGGACAACTCCACCCCTGCTGTGGTGTCGACGACGACGACTCCAAAGCCGACCACCACGACGACCAAACCCACCACGACAACGACTCGGCCCACGACTACGACAACCGAGCCGACCACCACCACGACGGTTCCGACGACGACCACCACCACGACAGTTCCGACGACGACCACCACAACAACGGTTCCGACCACCACCACCACGGTTCCGACAACGACCACGACAACCATGACGACCACCACGACGACCGAGTCGAACGCTGCAGAAGAACCGCTAGGAAATGAAGAATGA
- a CDS encoding peptidoglycan D,D-transpeptidase FtsI family protein, giving the protein MNTPLRRVAMAVMLMVVALLANATYVQVIKADDLRADPRNSRVLLDEYSRQRGQISAAGQVLAASQATDDRYKYLRQYPNPYPYAPVTGFYSMQYGSAGLERTEDPILNGSDNRLFSQRFFDIVSGRDPRGGNVVTTLNPAMQQVAYDQLTSKGYTGSVVAIEPSTGRILTMVSTPSYDPNKLASHDGAETTQAWEALNADPADPLVNRAISQTYPPGSTFKVITTAAALTGGATPDDQLTAAPQITLPGTNTTLENYNGSTCGPNPTASLRDAFARSCNTAFVELGIKDGAGAIKDEAKAFGIGPNTPAIPLPVADSTVGDIPDDAALGQTSIGQRDVAVTPLENAVIAATVANGGVRMQPNLISQLQAPDLTDLSSPAPVSMGQAVSPAVAATLTELMIGSENFTGGVGKIPGVQIASKTGTAEHGVNPRETPPHAWYIAFAPAQNPTVAVAVIVENGGDRGLAATGGSVAAPIGRAVIAAGIQGG; this is encoded by the coding sequence ATGAACACTCCCCTGCGCCGCGTCGCGATGGCCGTCATGTTGATGGTTGTCGCGCTCCTCGCCAACGCCACGTACGTCCAGGTCATCAAAGCCGATGACCTACGAGCCGACCCGCGCAACTCACGGGTGCTGCTCGACGAGTACTCACGCCAACGAGGTCAGATCTCGGCTGCCGGACAGGTGCTGGCGGCTTCCCAGGCCACCGACGATCGGTACAAGTACCTACGCCAGTACCCCAATCCGTACCCGTACGCCCCGGTCACCGGCTTCTACTCGATGCAGTACGGCAGCGCCGGCCTCGAACGTACCGAGGATCCCATCCTCAACGGCTCCGACAACCGGTTGTTCAGTCAGCGTTTCTTCGACATAGTCTCCGGACGCGATCCGCGTGGCGGCAACGTCGTGACGACGCTCAATCCGGCAATGCAGCAGGTCGCCTACGACCAGTTGACCAGCAAGGGCTACACCGGTTCCGTCGTCGCAATCGAACCGAGCACCGGCCGAATCCTGACCATGGTGAGCACGCCGAGTTACGACCCCAACAAGCTCGCGAGCCACGACGGCGCCGAAACCACGCAGGCCTGGGAGGCACTCAACGCCGACCCGGCCGACCCCCTGGTGAACCGTGCCATCTCGCAGACCTACCCGCCCGGTTCCACGTTCAAGGTGATCACCACGGCGGCCGCTCTGACGGGCGGCGCAACCCCGGACGATCAGCTGACCGCGGCGCCGCAGATCACGCTGCCCGGAACCAACACCACCCTCGAGAACTACAACGGAAGCACCTGCGGACCCAATCCGACAGCGTCGCTCCGTGATGCGTTCGCGCGTTCCTGCAACACCGCGTTTGTCGAATTGGGCATCAAGGACGGTGCAGGAGCCATCAAGGACGAAGCCAAGGCTTTCGGTATCGGCCCCAACACTCCGGCCATCCCGTTGCCCGTTGCCGACAGCACTGTGGGCGACATTCCCGACGACGCGGCACTCGGCCAGACCAGCATCGGTCAGCGCGACGTCGCCGTGACGCCCCTGGAGAATGCAGTGATCGCCGCAACCGTCGCCAACGGCGGTGTACGGATGCAACCGAATCTGATTTCCCAACTACAGGCACCGGACCTGACCGATCTCAGCTCTCCGGCTCCGGTGTCGATGGGCCAGGCAGTCTCACCGGCCGTGGCCGCAACGTTGACTGAACTGATGATCGGTTCGGAAAACTTCACCGGCGGCGTCGGCAAGATCCCGGGCGTCCAGATTGCATCCAAGACCGGCACGGCCGAACATGGCGTGAATCCGCGGGAAACACCGCCTCACGCCTGGTACATCGCTTTTGCACCAGCTCAGAATCCGACGGTCGCAGTCGCCGTCATCGTCGAGAACGGTGGCGACCGCGGACTTGCCGCTACCGGTGGCTCTGTGGCTGCACCGATCGGTCGCGCAGTAATCGCAGCCGGAATACAAGGGGGCTGA
- a CDS encoding FtsW/RodA/SpoVE family cell cycle protein: MSSNAAAGMAFPSPPGGFAPAPVQSTRRNTELLLLGFAVVITTVSLLLVEASQEQKITLDLAKYALTYTALFLIAHLAIRRYAPYADPLLLPIVALLNGLGLVLIHRLDLADEQTALYNGVEAPSPDANQQVMWTALAIAGFVLLLVFLKDYRLMARFSYTLGLAGLVFLAIPAILPARFSSVNGAKIWIRLPGFSIQPGEFAKILLIIFFASVLVAKRDLFTSAGKHFLGMDFPRARDLGPILLAWIVSVGVLVFETDLGTSLLLFSTVLVMLYIATERVGWLVIGGGLLAIGFFFAYKMFAHVRVRVDTWLDPLGDYANTGYQISQSLFGLATGGIAGTGLGSGRPNQVPFAKTDFIIATIGEELGLVGLAAVLMLFLLLIVRGLRTALAVRDSFGKLLAAGLSFTIAIQIFVVVGGVTKLIPLTGLTTPFMSYGGSSLLANYLLLGILIRISDAARAPVVAKKKGPPPIADAHTEMMPRV, from the coding sequence ATGTCGTCCAACGCCGCCGCCGGGATGGCTTTTCCGAGCCCGCCCGGAGGTTTTGCCCCGGCGCCGGTCCAGTCGACTCGGCGCAACACGGAACTGTTGCTGCTCGGATTTGCCGTCGTCATCACAACGGTGTCGTTGCTGTTGGTCGAAGCTAGCCAGGAACAGAAGATCACCCTCGATCTGGCCAAGTACGCCTTGACGTACACGGCTCTGTTTCTGATCGCGCACTTGGCAATCCGACGGTATGCACCGTACGCAGACCCGTTGTTGCTCCCGATCGTGGCGCTGCTCAACGGCCTCGGTTTGGTGCTGATTCACCGCCTGGACTTGGCTGACGAGCAGACAGCTCTGTACAACGGCGTCGAAGCACCTTCCCCGGATGCGAACCAGCAGGTGATGTGGACAGCACTCGCAATCGCAGGTTTTGTTCTGCTGCTCGTGTTCTTGAAGGACTACCGCCTGATGGCGCGGTTCAGCTACACGCTGGGCCTCGCCGGCCTGGTGTTCTTGGCGATCCCCGCGATTCTGCCGGCCCGGTTCTCGAGCGTGAACGGTGCAAAGATCTGGATTCGTTTGCCTGGATTCAGCATTCAGCCCGGTGAGTTCGCCAAGATCTTGCTGATCATCTTCTTCGCGTCGGTCCTGGTGGCCAAACGTGATCTGTTCACCAGCGCCGGCAAGCACTTCCTGGGCATGGATTTTCCGCGTGCCCGCGACCTCGGACCAATCCTGCTTGCGTGGATCGTGTCCGTCGGCGTGCTCGTGTTCGAAACCGACCTCGGTACGTCGCTGCTGCTCTTCAGCACGGTGCTGGTGATGCTGTACATCGCCACCGAGCGTGTGGGCTGGCTCGTGATCGGTGGCGGCCTACTGGCCATCGGATTCTTCTTCGCCTACAAGATGTTTGCGCACGTCCGCGTTCGCGTCGACACCTGGCTCGATCCGCTCGGCGACTATGCCAACACCGGTTATCAGATTTCTCAGTCACTGTTCGGCCTGGCCACGGGCGGAATCGCCGGCACCGGCCTGGGCAGTGGACGCCCCAATCAGGTGCCGTTCGCCAAAACCGACTTCATCATCGCGACCATCGGCGAAGAACTGGGACTCGTCGGTCTCGCTGCGGTTCTGATGCTGTTCCTGCTTCTCATCGTTCGTGGCCTCCGTACCGCGCTGGCCGTGCGTGACAGCTTCGGCAAACTGCTCGCCGCCGGCTTGTCGTTCACCATTGCGATCCAGATTTTTGTCGTGGTCGGGGGCGTCACCAAGCTGATTCCGTTGACCGGTTTGACCACACCGTTCATGTCGTACGGCGGTTCTTCGCTTCTCGCGAACTACCTCCTACTGGGAATTCTCATTCGAATCTCCGATGCCGCCCGCGCACCGGTAGTTGCCAAGAAGAAGGGTCCACCCCCGATCGCCGACGCCCATACCGAGATGATGCCGCGCGTATGA